The sequence GTCGTCTGATGGGTCAGCGATTGACGATTTGTCGCTGAGACCGCTTTACAATCCACGGGTCACGACAACTTCGCCCTTCCCATTCCTGTTGCCACTTGATCCCATGACTCCAAATGAGGAAAAAATGGAAATTAAGTCTGACATTGTGGATTTAGATGAGTTTAATCTTCTGCCACTGGATGGTGTGATAGAGCTCTGACTTCGCCGCCAAGAGGTACTTCCAATTCCTATCATTTTTAGTATGGCATGTGGTCACTCTATTGATTGGGACCATTGGATTGATAAGGAATTGCAAGATGTcgaatttttgaatttattgatgCAGTCTCAAATTTACAGCAGTGTGTTGGTGTCCCGTGGTCTGAACATGAAAAAGATATTGCTGGGTTGCAACGTTTAGTTCGTAGGTGAAACCCAGCAACCCACACATTCTTTTTCGCTTGTGGTAAGGCTATTGTCACTTTAGAGGATGTAGAGAAATTTTGTTGTTGCCATTGGTGGTTTGCAATCGGCCATGACCAATTGTGTTAGTTGAAGGAAGTGAGGATATCATTGAACAACTGTACAAGGGTTATGGTGGCCGCGATGCTCCTCCATGTAATAAACATTCTCGATTTGCTGCATGGATAcgatattttgaaaattttgagggaACCCTTGTTCGCCGCGCTACTTTTTTGGTTTATTGGTTAAGTCATTATGTGTTAACTAAGTCACCCCTTGATAACGTAAAAGCATACTTGTTTCCTTTGGCTGTACTACTAGCTTGTGGCGAGTATTTCGTTGTGGGTGCCATGTGTTTAAGTAACTTGTATAGCCATTTGGATGCTCTTCATACTTCCAAAATGAAGGGATCATCTTATTACACCGTGGTAACCCATTTGAACTCAGCATTACTGCAAGTTTGGGTGTGGGAATGTGCCCTCCCTCTTGTAGCATATGCTCATTCCATCACAGTTGTTCGCAAGTGCTATCCACCAAGTCCTAAGAACAACTAGCTTGAGTTTTTACAAAAATTCCATGAAGCTCCTCCCATCATTCTTAAGTGAATAAGAGTTAAATCTCCCTCATTATCTTGGGCTAAGTTAATGGATAGGGAGGCTGACTTTATCTGGCATCCATATGTTAACATTGCCGATGGTTTTTCATTAGCGCCATTGGATGAAGATGTTGAATGTGATATGAGTGCATTTAGTTCTTTGTTGGCTCGTACTACACTTTGGTTATTTCCTTGTGGTCCTTCAAGTTCTTTGGCACAATACAACCCACACAAAGTTAGAAGCCAGTTTGGGTATGACTAGGGTGTGCAGAGCGAGAACCCAGTGGTCCTTGATCATGACCATTCTGTGACTCCATTCGTTCTGCAAACCGGGTATTTTCGTTTGAACAAGACACCTCCACTAGCAATGGTTCTTGACAACCCGAGAGTTGAGGTTCTTACACAAAGGGCTTGTCAATATTAGAAAGAAATAGCCGTTAGGTTCAATGATTACGCAGTGTTGGTGGGAATGAATGCATTTTTCCTCTCCCTCCTTTGGTACCAATTAATAGGTCATGCCATTCGAAATTTAGCCGTGGCTTGATTGCCTATTTTACAAAAGAGAAAACAAGTTTTATGGCTTGGCATGCTGAGGTAGGACCTTAGATGGCATACGCAGGTGAAGTTCTTGAATCTTGGAAAAAAGATGACCCCATGGCTAAAGCTCACGTCCTTGTCCCATCAGTGCATGGTGAGACCTTGAATGCTAAGCCCCcagtcaaaaagaaaaaaccagaAACTCTTGTCATCACCTTTgtccttcccccccccccttaccTAAAAATTTCGCTCCTTAGTAGCTATAGGCTCAAGGGTTTTACCACGCACAGTGTTGGCCTTTTATGCCATGAAGGATGATGCTCTTGCTCCCCTAAATTTTGTTCTCACAACACACACCATGCCTGGACCTGAGGTTTCTGACAACCAGGTTCGCcccttgtcttttctttttcattattattattattattattattattattattatttttaactgtCACTCAATTGCACTAACATTACCTCCCTTGcttcccccttttttcttttttaggttccTTATTCTCCTGTGGTCTCTAAAGGAAGAGTGAACATCCTAGATGCGTTTGAAGATGACTTGTCCGATGATTGTGAGAATGTTGCGGTACCTATTACTGCTGCCTCTCCCTTCATTACCATAGAGCAAAGGTCTTCAGTTGACATCGGCAGTGAGATGCCCTCGATCAGTTATTTCCTTCGCTTGTTTCCATTCcacccctttttcttttcttttttgaaaagggATCACCACTCTCATATTTTAGGACACTCTACCTACTAAGGAAAGCTGCAATGGCACAAGTGAAAGTTTAGCTGGAACCATAGTGAGCTTCAAAATAAAACGTCCCTTCCCTCTCTTTCATGTCTTTAAAATTATAGCTTTATGTTTCTACCTTATAGAATGTACCATGTGACTTCTGCGTGTTGGGGAATTTGGATGTGAGCGAAGGCGTCGACGTTGTTGGGCCATGACTAATACAGAACTTGTGATCGCGGAAACCTCAGTGAGTGCTTTAATGCCTCAAGAGGTGTGAacattcctatatatatatatatatatatatatatatatatgtatgtatgtatgtatgtatgtatggatTTCTTTTAGCTCATACATACATTTTAACCGATCTTTCTGCTGTTTACCTACAGATTCAGGTTACCCTTGGAATGGACATTGAGACACTAGTTGATGTCACCATCGACCATCGTACTAGAATCCCAAGTTGAGCCCATGCCCACATGTCTTGACTCCTTAATTCTCAATTCTATTAGGGAAAATATTGAAGCTTTCTTGGACAGATTCGAACAAGACAGAAATAATAAGCGTCAGGCTTCCCATTTTTACAACTTCGTAGGCCGAAGCACTCCCATCCATTGGTTCTCAGTCCCTTCAGAGAGCATTCCATTGTTGGAACATCTATGAACCAGGCACAATGATTTCATCGTGCAGTTGACAGTTGGTTCAGTTGTCGGGAACCCTTTATTAAGGATCTTGGTTGCAGTGCTTATGGATATACAAGAAACTCAGATGACTGCCTTGATTGAAGAGTGATTGTTTGAGTGGAGGGATGCTGTGAGAGACTTACATAAGATTGGTTTAGAAGTTTCCTTTATTCTCCGTTATCTTCAAGATGTTGCCACATTGTGGTTTCGTAGAGACATAAAGACTCGATTAGCATCTGTTTTACGTCGGATATCCGAATTGGAAGCGAAGCTTGCAATATTGAAGTCAAAGATGATCTAGTTGCAAAGAGGTGTTTTAGATGTCATCATCTTGGGTAACAATGCCATTCACGGCCTGCTATGAGCTTCCTTTGTTCCcttattatatgtattttatttttaatggcgTAGATGTATCTTGTAGGGAAAATGCCTGGACATTGTTTGGCTCTTATGTCCCTATGTCCTCTTTTGTTTTAGGTTGTGTACATGTACTAGACAACcctttttggttttggatttggaatttcACCCAAATTGACCTATCATGTTTAATGAGATCCAAATTTTGTATCTAAACGTATTATAtgcaaaacatattatcaaacgCATTTTCGCGCTTAGCTTTGAAAGGTTGTTCATGCTTGATGGGTGTGTATAAATCTATTTTAACACCCAATTTAAAAAGGTTTTGTACCTTCCTTTAAGTCACGTGCGTGCTTAGATTGTGAGATCATGTATGTTGGTAGGTTATGTATTGCTATTTAGAAGTAAGTCATGATTGGTTGGGTAGTTGGCTTATCCTCGTTCCACCCTTCAAGGAAATGCCCATAAGCATGGTGCTTGACTCGTACCCTTATTATCTGTGTGCATTATTTTCGCATCCTATTTGTGAGTATAATTTGCAGTATAATTTGCGTCCACAGATAGTGGCTCATATATCGTGACGTTTGGCTTGCCATTTGGTAGTTGGCTCCCTTATACAGTGTGCAAGGCCACCACGCTACCGTTTTCTGATATCCTAGATGTGTGGATCGTATTTTTGTGCATCACAGATCATGCCAGTTTGCCATTTTCTAAGAGGATGACTTTGTTTTGCCTATATTTGTAGTTAGATAGTACACCTACCATCCTTACTTGTGGTGGGCTGTGGCATAACCTATATCCTCACACATAACAGCTTTATTGGAGTATCAACTAGCCATCACTTAATAAATGTGTTGTGTGTTAGTTTGTAGTGTCTAAGTGCGTGACATGAGCTTTTCACTCATAATCCCACTTGCTATTTTGCTAGGCTTTAGGTATTAACGTGCGTCAtcatactctttttttcttggttGGTTCCCTTACTACTTTGTAAGGCATACCTTTGAGCAAATATCAGGTTCCCTCTTGCAAATGAGGGTTTTGTCTTAGCATTACTTCATTGACTTTCTTATCGCTTTGTAAGGCTTGTCATTGAAGGGGTACCTATCTAACTTTCCGTACCTTCTTGAGAGCATAGTGGTCTAACATGTAGGGGTCTTACCTTGATGGTGTTTCATGGGCTCCCTTATGGTCTCGTAAGGTTTTTCGTTTGAACAAAAATGATTCATGCACTCTAGAGGCATGTGCATGtgtctacacacacacacacacacacacacacacacacacacacacacacacacatacacacacacatataatttcttttagaaaaatgatgaaagcaAAACAAGAATGTAATaatgccttcttcttttttctgcaAAAGTGGGCATTCTCATTAATTCGTTATGCTCATACATCATGTCCCCCAAAAGAAAGTGCAAGATAACAAACTAAAATGCAAATCACATGGCGAATGACGCCCAACCACAAAAGTGAGATGGTGTTCCTTGCCTTaaaggaaatagaaaaagaCACACGCCGTGTGATACCTACGTTTCCAAAATAAATTGGAACTTCTTGACTTCACTAAGAGTGATAAAGCTTAAGCCACCTGCCATTGATGGGATTTGTCATGGCGGACTCGTCTATGCTGTAAAGGAGATAATACCCATTTCCATGAGCTTCTTTCACAATGTATGGGCTTTCCCAATATGGTGCAAACTTGGAAGGGGCTGCTATATTCCTTCTCACATAATCGGTTGCTCTAAGAACGAGTTGGCCTTCCACAAAGATTCTTTCATGCACATTCTACTCATACATGTTGCTCATTCGCTGTTAGTATCATAGCACCCTCTTATGTGCGATGTCACGTGTTCCATCCATAGTTTCTAAGTCCACCCTATGTGCCTCATTGCACATATATGCATCCATTTCAAGTTCTTGGCCCTGCAATGTGCGGCTTGTTGGCACCATTAATTCCACTGGTGAGATGATCTTAGTTCCATATACCGAAGAAAATGGCAAAAAGCCAGTGGCCGTTTTGGTGGAGCTTCTATAAGCCCAAAGTGTATCAAGAAGATGCATATTCCAACCTCCAACGTAGTCAAACACCATTTTACTAAGAATTCCCAACAAGACCTTATTGGTTGCTTTTGCTTGTCCGTTCCCTTGAGGGTTGTAAGGGGTAGACCTTCGATGCTTGATTTTGTAATACTTAGTGATTGTTCGAACTTCTTTGTTTATAAACGGAGTACCATTTTTGCTCATAATTTTGTATGGAATTCCAAAATGGTAGAGGATATGTTCTTTGATAAAATTGGCCTTAGCCGCTCCTATTGCTCTCTTGAGTGGAATAGTTTCCACCCACTTTGTAAAATATTCAATGGCAACAAGGATCCAAATGTAACTATTTTATGGCAGATGGACGGGGCCAATAAGATCAAGACCCTAGGTGTGGAAAGGCCATAGTGTGCTTATGTTTTGTAAGCTCATGGGGTGGGTATGTATAAGGTCTACATGCATTTGACAGGTGTGGCAACATTTAACAAACTCA comes from Castanea sativa cultivar Marrone di Chiusa Pesio chromosome 3, ASM4071231v1 and encodes:
- the LOC142628646 gene encoding uncharacterized protein LOC142628646, with protein sequence MVFDYVGGWNMHLLDTLWAYRSSTKTATGFLPFSSVYGTKIISPVELMVPTSRTLQGQELEMDAYMCNEAHRVDLETMDGTRDIAHKRNVHERIFVEGQLVLRATDYVRRNIAAPSKFAPYWESPYIVKEAHGNGYYLLYSIDESAMTNPINGRWLKLYHS